A DNA window from Suncus etruscus isolate mSunEtr1 chromosome 8, mSunEtr1.pri.cur, whole genome shotgun sequence contains the following coding sequences:
- the SLITRK5 gene encoding SLIT and NTRK-like protein 5: MHTCCPPVTLEQDLHRKMHSWLLQTLAFALTSLVLSCAETIDYYGEICDNACPCEEKDGILTVSCENRGIISLSEISPPRFPIYHLLLSGNLLSRLYPNEFVNYTGASILHLGSNVIQDIETGAFHGLRGLRRLHLNNNKLELLRDDTFLGLESLEYLQVDYNYISVIEPNAFGKLHLLQVLILNDNLLSSLPNNLFRFVPLTHLDLRGNRLKLLPYVGLLQHMDKVVELQLEENPWNCSCELISLKDWLDSISYSALVGDVVCETPFRLHGRDLDEVSKQELCPRKLISDYEMRPQTPLSTTGYLHTTPASVNSVATSSSAVYKPPLKPPKGTRQPNKPRVRPTSRQPSKDLGYSNYGPSIAYQTKSPVPLECPTACTCNLQISDLGLNVNCQERKIESMAELQPKPYNPKKMYLTENYIALVRRSDFLEATGLDLLHLGNNRISVIQDRAFGDLTNLRRLYLNGNRIERLSPELFYGLQSLQYLFLQYNLIREIQSGTFDPVPNLQLLFLNNNLLQAMPSGVFSGLTLLRLNLRSNHFTSLPVSGVLDQLRSLIQIDLHDNPWHCTCDVVGLKLWVEQLKVGVLVDEVICKSPKAFAEMDMRTLKSELLCPDYSDVGVPTPTPSPSSLQQVPARTSSEMPSERLLNSTGGPGDLGLGGPGGASSVPLSVLILSLLLVFIMSVFVAAGLFVLVMKRRKKNQSDPTSTNNSDVSSFNMQYSVYGGGGGGGSSGGGGNAGGHPHAHHVHHRGPALPKVKTPAGHVYEYIPHPLGHMCKNPIYRSREGNSVEDYKDLHELKVTYGGNHHLQQQQQQMQMQQQMQQQMELQPPPPPPPPASLQQQQQQPTASLQQLQLQLQPGDDDRRESHHHSRSPAYSVSTIEPRDGLLAPVQDADRFYRGILEPDKPCSTGTSLPEYPKFPCSPPAAAYTFSPNYDLRRPPHQYLHPGVGDGRLREPVLYSPPSAVFVEPNRNEYLELKAKLNVEPDYLEVLEKQTTFSQF; the protein is encoded by the coding sequence ATGCACACTTGCTGCCCCCCAGTAACTTTGGAACAGGACCTTCACAGAAAAATGCATAGCTGGCTGCTGCAGACTCTAGCTTTCGCTCTAACATCTCTCGTCCTTTCGTGTGCAGAAACCATCGATTACTATGGGGAAATCTGTGACAATGCATGTCCTTGTGAGGAAAAGGACGGCATTTTAACTGTGAGCTGTGAAAACCGGGGGATCATTAGCCTCTCTGAAATTAGCCCTCCTCGGTTCCCCATCTACCACCTCTTGTTGTCTGGAAACCTTTTGAGCCGTCTTTATCCCAATGAGTTTGTCAATTATACTGGGGCTTCGATCTTGCACCTGGGGAGCAATGTCATCCAGGATATTGAGACCGGGGCTTTCCATGGGCTGCGTGGTTTAAGGAGGTTGCATTTGAACAATAATAAACTGGAACTTCTGCGGGATGATACCTTCCTGGGCTTGGAAAGCCTGGAGTACCTACAGGTCGATTACAATTACATCAGTGTCATTGAGCCCAATGCTTTTGGGAAACTGCATTTGTTGCAGGTGCTTATCCTTAATGACAATCTCTTGTCCAGTTTACCCAACAACCTTTTCCGTTTTGTGCCCTTAACGCACTTGGATCTGCGGGGAAACCGGCTGAAACTTTTGCCCTATGTGGGCCTGTTGCAGCACATGGATAAAGTCGTGGAGTTACAGCTGGAGGAAAACCCTTGGAATTGCTCCTGCGAGCTCATCTCGCTCAAGGATTGGTTGGACAGCATCTCCTACTCGGCCCTGGTGGGGGACGTGGTTTGCGAGACCCCTTTCCGCCTCCACGGCCGCGACCTGGATGAGGTGTCCAAGCAGGAACTTTGTCCCCGAAAACTTATTTCGGACTATGAGATGAGGCCCCAGACgcctctgagcaccacggggtaCTTACACACCACTCCGGCCTCGGTGAACTCGGTGGCCACTTCTTCCTCTGCTGTTTACAAACCCCCCTTGAAGCCCCCCAAAGGAACTCGCCAGCCCAACAAGCCCAGGGTGCGCCCCACCTCCAGGCAGCCCTCCAAGGACTTGGGCTATAGCAACTATGGCCCCAGCATCGCCTACCAGACCAAATCCCCGGTGCCTTTGGAGTGCCCCACCGCGTGCACTTGCAACCTGCAGATCTCGGATCTGGGCCTCAACGTCAACTGCCAGGAGCGCAAGATCGAGAGCATGGCCGAGCTGCAGCCCAAGCCCTACAATCCCAAGAAGATGTACCTGACCGAGAACTACATCGCCTTGGTGCGCAGGAGCGACTTCCTGGAGGCCACGGGGTTGGATCTGCTCCACCTGGGCAATAACCGCATTTCTGTGATCCAGGACCGCGCCTTTGGGGATCTCACCAATTTAAGGCGCCTCTACCTGAATGGCAACCGGATCGAGAGATTGAGCCCGGAGCTGTTCTATGGCCTGCAAAGCCTGCAGTATCTCTTCCTGCAGTACAATCTCATAAGGGAGATCCAATCGGGCACCTTTGACCCGGTACCCAACCTCCAGCTGCTCTTCCTCAACAACAATCTTCTGCAGGCCATGCCGTCGGGGGTCTTCTCGGGCCTCACCCTGCTGAGACTCAATCTGAGGAGTAACCATTTCACCTCACTACCCGTGAGTGGGGTCCTGGACCAACTCAGGTCGCTCATCCAAATCGACCTGCATGACAACCCGTGGCATTGCACCTGCGACGTGGTAGGCCTCAAGCTGTGGGTGGAGCAGCTCAAGGTGGGCGTGCTGGTGGACGAGGTCATCTGCAAGTCTCCCAAGGCCTTCGCCGAGATGGATATGCGCACCCTCAAATCAGAGCTGCTGTGCCCCGACTACTCCGACGTGGGGGTGCCCACGCCCACGCCTTCACCCTCTTCCCTGCAGCAGGTGCCAGCCAGGACCAGCTCGGAGATGCCCTCCGAGAGATTGCTTAACAGCACTGGAGGCCCAGGGGAtttgggcttggggggacctggGGGTGCCTCTTCTGTGCCCCTATCTGTGCTCATCCTCAGCCTGCTCCTGGTCTTTATCATGTCTGTCTTCGTGGCCGCTGGGCTCTTCGTGTTGGTGATGAAACGTCGCAAGAAGAACCAGAGCGACCCCACGAGCACCAACAACTCGGACGTGAGCTCCTTCAACATGCAGTACAGCGTGTATGGAGGTGGCGGGGGTGGTGGCAGCAGCGGCGGGGGAGGCAATGCGGGGGGCCACCCGCATGCCCACCACGTGCATCACCGTGGGCCCGCTTTGCCCAAGGTCAAGACCCCCGCGGGCCACGTCTATGAGTATATCCCGCATCCTCTGGGCCACATGTGCAAGAACCCCATCTATCGCTCCCGGGAGGGCAACTCGGTGGAGGATTACAAAGATTTGCACGAGCTCAAGGTCACCTACGGGGGCAACCATcacctgcagcagcagcagcagcagatgcAAATGCAACAGCAAATGCAACAGCAGATGGAGCTGCAGCCGCCGCCTCCACCACCCCCGCCGGCCTccttgcagcagcagcagcagcagccaacGGCCTCCTTGCAGCAGTTGCAGCTGCAATTGCAACCCGGGGACGACGACAGGCGGGAAAGCCACCACCATTCTCGCAGCCCCGCCTATAGCGTCAGCACCATTGAGCCCCGGGACGGCTTACTGGCTCCGGTGCAGGATGCTGATCGCTTTTACAGGGGGATTTTGGAACCGGACAAACCTTGCTCCACCGGCACCAGCCTCCCGGAATATCCCAAATTCCCCTGCAGCCCCCCCGCTGCCGCTTATACTTTCTCCCCCAACTATGACCTGAGACGGCCCCCCCACCAGTATTTGCACCCGGGGGTAGGGGACGGCAGGCTACGGGAACCGGTGCTCTACAGCCCCCCCAGTGCTGTGTTTGTAGAACCCAACCGCAATGAGTATCTGGAGTTAAAAGCAAAACTCAACGTTGAGCCGGACTACCTCGAAGTGCTGGAAAAACAGACCACATTTAGCCAgttctaa